Part of the Pirellulales bacterium genome, GGTGCCGCGCAGGCATTTTCACCGCACAGCAGCGCCACGACAGGCAACAGGCAAAGCGCGGTTCGCATCGCAATTTTTCGTGACGTGTGCATAGCTGCGTGCATTTAGATTCTCACTTCGGTTTTTTATTTCCGCGCAGGTGGCGACACCACGGCGCCCGCGCCAAACTGCTTCTCGAAGAGCGTCTTGAATGGGTTCTCGGCCGGGCCGACCGCGTCTTCATTCACCAGCAAGGGCTGCACTTCTTGCCACCAGGTGTCGTAAGCCGCGCGCAGCTTGGCGACCTCGTCGGCATGCTGATTGATCACGTTGGTCGTCTCGCCCGGGTCGACTTGCAAATCGTACAGTTCCTTGTTGCCCACGAGCGTGTAGCGACTGTCGCGGATCGAACAGTCCTTGTACTTCGCCTGCGCGACTTCTCCGCGAGGCCATCGCCCCACATGCGTAACCAGCGTACGGTCCGGCCATGCGCCATGAGGATCACGCAATAGCGGCAACAAACTGCGCCCTTCGACCTGTGATTTCAGGTCGCCTGTCAACGACACGCCGGCGATTTCGGCCAGCGTCGGCAATACGTCGATCTGCGCCGTGAGCGCAGCGCAGTCGACGCCCCCCGAGAATCCGGCCGGCCAGCGCCAAAACGAAGGAACGCGCGTGCCTCCTTGATAGGGTGTGACTTTTTTGCCGCGCATGCCGGCATTGAAAACCTCGGTCCCGATCGTGCCGCCATTGTCCGTGAGAAAGATCACCAGGGTATTTCTCTCGAGGCCCGAAGTTTGCAACTGGGACATCAAGCGGCCGAAATTCTCGTCGATGTTTTCGATCATCCCATAGAACTTGGCCACGTTCAGCGGAACTTCTCCCTGATGACGCTTCGTGTACGCTTCCGGCACGTCGAGCGGCGTGTGC contains:
- a CDS encoding arylsulfatase translates to IVCGLLCCAVASIARGAETPPNIIIVMPDDVGYGDFACLGSPIIKTPALDAFWRQSVRFTDFHVSPTCAPTRAALMTGRHEFKNGVTHTINERERLTLRATTLAQVLKSAGYATGIFGKWHLGDEPDHWPDKRGFDEMFIHGAGGIGQSYPGSCGDAPGNTNFSPAILHNGRFEKTDGYCTDMFFDQAKTWIESVKGRQPFFAYITPNAAHTPLDVPEAYTKRHQGEVPLNVAKFYGMIENIDENFGRLMSQLQTSGLERNTLVIFLTDNGGTIGTEVFNAGMRGKKVTPYQGGTRVPSFWRWPAGFSGGVDCAALTAQIDVLPTLAEIAGVSLTGDLKSQVEGRSLLPLLRDPHGAWPDRTLVTHVGRWPRGEVAQAKYKDCSIRDSRYTLVGNKELYDLQVDPGETTNVINQHADEVAKLRAAYDTWWQEVQPLLVNEDAVGPAENPFKTLFEKQFGAGAVVSPPARK